GACCACGAGGCGATCCTCGAGGATATCGAGGAACTGGGTTACGACATGACGGGCGTCGAAGGCGAGTGAGCCGCGCCGTGAGTACCCACAGTCAGCGCTCGCGAACTCGCTCGAGGACCGTTTCGGTCAGTTCGCGCTGAAAGACGCGATCCGGCAACGAGTCGACCCACCGTACCTCGCCGATCGACTCGTCCTCGACGCCGGGATCAGACGCGGGTTCCGTCCCCTCGGGAGTCGCTTCGAAGTTGACGACGCGGAATCCCACGCGTCGGTCTTCGTGGCGGAGTTCCCACCGGGCCACCGCGTGCGGGCGCTCCGGGGTGACCGCGATGCCGGTCTCCTCGTGGACCTCCCGGATCAGCCCCTCTTCGAGTGATTCGTCGGGACGTAGCGTCCCACCCGGGAGGAACCACTGTTCGTCCTTCTCCTGGTAGATCAGGAGCAGACGCCCGTTGTCGTCGAGAACGGTGCCGACGGCGACCCAACCGGATCGATAGGCCTCCACCTCCGTCGCCGCCGCGAACGCGTCAGCGTCGACCGTCTCACCGTCGCGTCGAACGAGCAGGTCGTCGTACGCCGCTCGAGGGTCGGTGACCGTGGCGTCGGCGTACCCGCGCCACTCGCTCGAGTCCATACGTGACCGTGGGCGAGCCCCGGTAATAATGTCTTCTAATTGACTCTATCTGTCCGAAGCGCTCGGCCCGTCGGCGGGGTGGTCCCGGGTCGTCCAGCCGTCCCGAGGCCCTTATGTCCCGTCCGTCCCGACACCCGTGCATGAACACGGACGTCGACCTCACCGAGCGCGAACGGGCGGTCGTCAACGCCTTCCAGGGCGGCTTTCCGGTCGTCGAATCGCCCTTCGAACCGGCGGCGACCACCATGCGCGAGGCCGGGGTCGAGATCACCGCGAGCGAACTCCTCGAGACCGTGGCCGACCTGGACGAGCGTGGCGTGCTCTCCCGGTTCGGCCCCCTCGTGAACGCCCAGGAGATCGGCGGCGCGGCGACCCTGGTCGCCATGCACGCCCCCGAAGACCGGTTCGACGAGGTCGTCGAGGCGGTCAACGACCACCGCGAGGTGGCGCACAACTACGAGCGCGAGCATCCGCACCTGAACGTCTGGTTCGTCGTCTCAGTAGCAGATGAGGCCGAGGTCGAGCGAGTGCTTGAAGATATCGAAGCCGAGACCGGCCAGGAGACGTACAACCTGCCCAAACTCCAGGAGTTCCGCGTCGAGGCGAAATTCTACGTCGACGGCCCCCTCCAGGACGGCGGTCTCGACCTCACTCACCAGGGCCCCGCCGTCGAGCCGATCGACCGCGCATCGTTGACACCCGCGGAGCGCGACCTCGTGCTCGAGGTTCAGGACGGGTTCCCGATCACCGAGACGCCCTACGCCGACGTCGCGGAAGCCATCGGGAAGGACCTCGAGTGGACGCTCGAGACGCTCGCCCGGTTCGACCGGGAAGGGAAGATCCGACGGATCGGCGTGATCCCGAATCACTACGCGCTCGGCTACACGGAAAACGGGATGACGGTCTGGAACGTCCCCGACGAGATGGTCTCGGCGGTCGGTCCCGAGGTGGCCGCCCTGCCGTTCGTCACCCACTGCTACGAGCGCCCGCGCCACGAGGGCGTCTGGCCGTACAACGTCTTCGCGATGACCCACGGTCGGAGCGAAGCCGAGAGCGACCGACGCGTCGAACAGGTTCGCGAGACGATGGCCGAGTACTGGGACGTCACGGACGACGACTGGGACACCCTGTTCTCGACGCAGATCCTGAAGAAGACCGGGATCAGACTCGCGGAGCGGGCGGACGCAAATACCGAGTCGGAGACGGGAACAGAGACGGACACGGACACGCAGACGCAACCCGAGGCGACGTCGCGATAACTCCTCGAGACGCTACCGATGATCCCACTGTTTCACGACTTCACGGACGCGACCGTCCTCGTCTTCGGCGGCGGCCCCGTCGGCGCACGAAAGGCTCGCCGATTCGCCCGCGAGGCGCAGGTGTACGTCGTCAGTCCCGACTTCGCCGCGACCGACTTCGGTGACGCCGAGCGGATTCGAGCGGCTCCCGACCCTCCGGACGTAGCAGGCTGGCTCGAGCGCCACGACCCCGCGCTCGTCGTTGCCGCAACCGACGACGAGGCGGTCAACGACGCCGTCGTCGCCGCCGCTCGAGATCGCGGCGTCCTGGTCAACCGGGCCGACAGGGCCGGATCGCGCGACCCGGGAAGCGTCGTCGTGCCCGCGACCGTCCAGGACCCGCCCGTGACCGTCGCCGTCGGAACCGGGGGAACCGCACCCGCGCTGAGCAAGTACCTCAGGCAGGAACTCGAGGACGCGCTGGCAGGCGCCGGCGAGATGGCGACGTTGCTCGCGGAGCTGCGAGCGGAACTCAAGGCCCACGGTGTCGACCCCGAACGACGGCGGCAGGTCGTCACAGACGTCGTCAATACGTCGTCGGTTTGGACAGCTTTACGTACGGGTACCACCAACCACCGGCAAGTGATCGACGACGTGCTAGCTGAGGAACGACTGGGTGGTGAGTCGCGGTGATCCGCGCGGGCGTCGTTTCCGGAATGCGGGTGACCCACGAGAGCGGCGGCATCGACGACATCGCCGCCGCCAGCCCCGAGAGACAGCGACTGGCCGTGAGCACCCTGGTGTCCGCCCCAAACGTCGAAGAGGCGTACGTCCTCTCGACGTGTAATCGGGTCGAAGCCTACGTCGTCACCGCCGACCCGGCCGACGGACGGGCAGCCCTCGAGGCGTTCTTCGAGGGCGTCGATGCGGATGCGATCATCGCGAGCGACCACGAGTCGAGTCTCAGACACCTCCTCCGGGTCGCCGCCGGCCTCGAGTCGGTCGTCGTCGGCGAGGACCAGATTATCGGGCAGGTTCGGACCGCCTACGAGGACGCCCGTACCGGCGGCGGCATCGGCGAGTTGCTCGAGCGAGCCGTCACCAAAGCCATCCGGGCCGGGGAACGCGCCCGCACCGAAACGGCGATCAACGAGGGCGTCGTCTCCCTGGGCTCGGCCGCGACCCGACTCGCCGCGACGGCCCTCGAC
This region of Natronosalvus halobius genomic DNA includes:
- a CDS encoding Lrp/AsnC family transcriptional regulator, with product MNTDVDLTERERAVVNAFQGGFPVVESPFEPAATTMREAGVEITASELLETVADLDERGVLSRFGPLVNAQEIGGAATLVAMHAPEDRFDEVVEAVNDHREVAHNYEREHPHLNVWFVVSVADEAEVERVLEDIEAETGQETYNLPKLQEFRVEAKFYVDGPLQDGGLDLTHQGPAVEPIDRASLTPAERDLVLEVQDGFPITETPYADVAEAIGKDLEWTLETLARFDREGKIRRIGVIPNHYALGYTENGMTVWNVPDEMVSAVGPEVAALPFVTHCYERPRHEGVWPYNVFAMTHGRSEAESDRRVEQVRETMAEYWDVTDDDWDTLFSTQILKKTGIRLAERADANTESETGTETDTDTQTQPEATSR
- a CDS encoding NUDIX hydrolase; the encoded protein is MDSSEWRGYADATVTDPRAAYDDLLVRRDGETVDADAFAAATEVEAYRSGWVAVGTVLDDNGRLLLIYQEKDEQWFLPGGTLRPDESLEEGLIREVHEETGIAVTPERPHAVARWELRHEDRRVGFRVVNFEATPEGTEPASDPGVEDESIGEVRWVDSLPDRVFQRELTETVLERVRER
- a CDS encoding precorrin-2 dehydrogenase/sirohydrochlorin ferrochelatase family protein: MIPLFHDFTDATVLVFGGGPVGARKARRFAREAQVYVVSPDFAATDFGDAERIRAAPDPPDVAGWLERHDPALVVAATDDEAVNDAVVAAARDRGVLVNRADRAGSRDPGSVVVPATVQDPPVTVAVGTGGTAPALSKYLRQELEDALAGAGEMATLLAELRAELKAHGVDPERRRQVVTDVVNTSSVWTALRTGTTNHRQVIDDVLAEERLGGESR